A segment of the Arachis hypogaea cultivar Tifrunner chromosome 5, arahy.Tifrunner.gnm2.J5K5, whole genome shotgun sequence genome:
GTCAGCATGTTGTAACTCGGGATGGTGTGGGACTGATATCCGACCGCCATGAATCCATAAATGCCGCTGTGGAACGGAGTAATGGTGCTTGGTCACCTCCAAGAGCTTTCCATATGTTTTGCATCAGACATATAGAATCGAATTTTCTGAGGAAATTCAAGGCCCCGTACTTGCAGAAATTGGTCGTCAATTTAGGTAACGCTCAGTGTAGCTAATTAATGTAATAAAACATTTACGTTCAATAAGTGTGTTTACCTCTTTGTGTTTGTTTGTATCCTTTTATCATACAGGATACTCGAGGACGGTGCGGGAGTATGAAGTTCGCTACCAACGTTTACGAGAATGGGGCGAGGCCTACACTAACTGGTTAAATCGAATCCCCCGCGAACAGTACGCGTTGGCTTTTGATGGTGGGTATCGATGGGGTCATATGACGACGAATCTAGTGGAATGCATCAACTCAGTATTGAAGGGTGCTCGCAATCTACCCGTCACTGCCCTTGTGAAGGCAACATTTTACAGGCTTAACGAGTTGTTCACACGAAAAAGGGCGGAGGCGGAAGCCCGGATTAATGCTGGGCATGTGTTTTCTGAAGTCGTCACCTCGAAGTTGCATGCAAACCAACTTGCATCAGGAAACATACAGGTTAGTTGCTTTGACCGGCTGAATGAGGTATTTGAGGTGCGTGAGATGCCCAGTGGACTGGAGTTTGCAGTCGACCTACGAGGCCTTCGATGTGACTGTGGTGAGTTCTAGGTGGATAAAGTCCCCTGTCGACATGTGTTCGCATGTTGTGCCAACCAGCGACTGGACTGGCAACTGTATGTGCATGATGTGTATAAGATGGACCAAATTCGGCGTGTGTACCGAGCAAGGTTTAGGCCACTAGGTAACCCGACTACATGGCCTGGTTACAATGGACCTCGGTTCATACCAAATCCATTCCTGAGACGAGTGACAAAAGGCCGACCCAGAATGACGTGCTTCTTAAATGAGATGGACACGCGTATGTTACGTCGGCCTAGGCGATATACGCTTTGTGGAGCTGAGGGACACAGCCGTAGCAGATGCCGTCGGTCCGGTGGTGCAAATGCCGGCGGAGGTACTCAGTAGATTCACATTCTCATATGATAAGACATATGTAGCATTACTTAATATGACATGAGTTGTCCACCTTtgttaagaaattattttatgtAACATGACCTGCTCTATGTAGTGATATAAATGTCAACAATCTAGTATTATTCTCCACCTGTTTCATTATATAATATGTTTCATTATATAATATGATATCAACTGTCGAAATGGCTTAATTTGATATGCCATTCCTAgttatatattcaaaattttgaaacactAATACATAGTCCAGGACCTTAATACATAAATAAGTtcattaatactaaaatattatgAATATACAAACTGATGTTACCACAGTCCATTTCATTAAGACATACTGTCCAATGCATATAAAGTATTCTAAAGATAATCCACATCATTAATTTACAAATAAGTTAATTACACCACAACTACTTTCTCGTTGCCCACTTCACGTCCTTCACAAAGTTCTTGCATTTTTTAGCGGCCTTTTTGAACACGGACGGAGTGTAGCGATTAGTGCTACGGCGTGGCGGATCAATCCTCAGATTGTAACCTTTGGCTTTGTCATCCGGAGTGTCACAATGACCTGCATACAATTTAATCAAAACAATTATAATTATGGTTTTAGGTAATCGAAACAAGAGAGATACCACATATCATTTAATCAAATCAGATGGAGACACGAATAATGAACACCAAATGAGTCACTAGTAGAACATGTAAAGCAAAATACACAATAATATTACCATCATTACGCGATTCCTCATCGTCATCGAACTCCTCTATATCGTCCTCCTCAGCATCATCCTCGTCATCCGGTTCATCTACTAGATACGCATTGGTGTCTTCTCGGAGTGTGTTAGCATCTTCTTCAAGAGGTACCATGGAAACACGGTTCGGATTTTGACTATTAAGAACTCCGCGCCCACCTTCACTTCTACTAGAGTCAACAGACACAAATCCTCCAGAAGCAACCGATGAGGTATGGCATGGAAGCCTCGCATCCAACGAATACCTACCTGCCATGAAATCAGGCTGACTGCGATATTGTGAATGTCCAGCATCTGCAGCCATGAACCCAAGCAATTGGCTAAAAGAACCTCCTTCTCCTGTTTCAAACTGTGGCATACCCCAATATTGTTGATGCATTGGATATGACGTGGTAAACTGTGTCTGAGGTACATACTGGCCTGAGGATTGAGGTTGATCTTGTGGAATCGGATTGGGAGGTGGTGGTGGCGGCGATAGCGGCTCCTGTTCCTCATTGTCATCATCCGCATCCTGGCTACCCTCTTCCATTTCCTCATTGTCATCATTCTCTTTTACAACAAGGTTCGACAAATACAATCGGTCCCCAAATTTGGATCGGTACCAGTTCATGTAATACTCCAATGGATATTGTGAGGGCATTGGAACCTCAGAAAGAACGTGGTTATACCTGTTTGTCCACATCATTACCCAATATGAATGACTCGGCGCCGTGGCCCAGTTAAGATTCTTAGGACCAGTCAGGACTTCTCCGTGCGCCTTGTCCAGATTCTGTTCCTGACAAGGTACCCCCTGAACTAAACTGAACTGTTGCCTAATCCTATCGGTAGCATGCCACTCGATGCATTCGAATGACACCAACGGCACTGTTGCGCTCCAAACAATCGATTGCATGTAGATTTCAGGAGGAATTATATTTGGATCCACGCGATCAACAGAATAAGCATACCACACAAACTGCCAATCATAAATGAAACTCATATTACAACCCACATCACAGTTACAATACCAATGCTTCGTCATATTTAGCTCAAATAGAAAATCTGAAAGTAATACATCTTTAAATGAAAACTAACCTGGCCTTCCTGAAGTTCATCAAAGGCCTTCCTAAAGTGACTTAGTGTCAGATATCTATATCGGCGGTCACCGcgctcccagttacgccacctaaTATGATATAATTAACTAGTGCAACTGAATTCTAATTATCAAGAAACGGATACATTGCAACATAATATTACCTGTTTGCTAGCGGAAAACTACGGGGCTCCCTAGGAAGAGGCGATAGATAAGGCAGTCGGATCCAAGCCCATCCGAGCAGAAGTATCAGTGGACCATCGATTTTCTTACAGTTAAAGCGTGATGCCCTGCATAGTGCCCTGTAGAGGTGAGCTAAGCATGCTGATCCCCAGCTGTACTGAATAATACTCCCGAAATCACGTAGCAATGGTAGAATCTTCCAATGCACACCTGCTCCAGATTTATCCCCAAACAAGATCGTCCCGATAAGCAACATAATGTGGCACTTCACATACCTATGTATACTTATCTCATCAGTCAACTGTAAATTTTCTTTCAGATCACGCAGCCACGTCAGTTTTATACAGCATCCTCGACACTGGTCCTTAGACGGTGCAACTCCAAATTGATCCAAACACTCAGCCTGTAACGCTTTGACACTACTCATTGCCATCCCCGTTACTGGAAGACCATCCGTCGGAAGACCAAGAATTAAAGCCACATCTTCAAGAGTTACGGCACATTCACCAATGGGAAGGTGGAACGTGTGTGTATCTGGGTGCCACCGTTCGATTAGAGCGTTCACAAGTGCTTTCTGGCACTGTACTACACCAATTTGCGATGCATGATAAAACCCAATAACTCGTAAATACTCCTCAACCCTATCGTCGTACCGATCGGGAGGAAGTGAATGGTTACACGTCAACATTCTTAATTCCTACAAAAAGATCACAAATTATCAGTCAACTAATTAACCAATTCTAACTCACTACTTGGCGACAAGAAATTAATTAGAAGAACAAATCATTAACAAAAATTGCACAACTAACTCAACAACACATATTAGTTGAGGCCACAGAACATTcataaattttttgactaagtcaaagtaaaacaaatatttacaaaaaatatttcacTAATCCTTGAAATTTCTCAAAACTAACTCTTAATGACATCAACTAATAAATACATTCCTAATCAATTCACAAAAATATGACAACATTAGACATGCTGGATATTTATTTATTCGCAGTAGAGTCCAGTTTTTCTAACATATAACACTATAATTTGTATTTTTAAGTATCTACTAACTACTACTTAAGTAAAGttaaacacatatatataaattctaaaaaaatactaataatcattctcattatattTCTAAATTCACATTCTAATAACAGTTATGAATAATTAATTTCCTAccaattatgattattattagcgAAATCAAACTAAAtatctattaaaaaataatagtaaccATGAATTTTTTATTCTCACATTCAATTACTGACAACTATAATAATATTTAACTTTCTAACGATTATAactaaaaacatttaaaaaataaaaaaaacattccataaaattttttattaataatccggtttacattttataatttattttttaaatactaacACTTCCTAACACTAACAAGCCACAATTATAActagaaaaaattaaacaaaataaaaaattcatgttctgtgaaaaaattttatttatacaccggtttaaatataactaattttCTAAGTACTAATTCTCACTTCACCcactaataaatatattaaaaacatttaaacaatttttaaaaaaaaaacctgtctgttttacataaataaattctaactacATTATATTTTCTGATTCTatgtaagaataataaaaattcagaccataacaataataattttaaaaattaaataataacaaaatttcggaaaaaaattaaaaaaaattaaaaaatagttctAACCGTTCTATGTATATTTCTAAGTTCAGATCCTAATAACAATAAGAACAACTAAATTGTaagaacaatatttataattataaaaatttaacaaaatattaaataaacttacataatcagAATGGTTGAGATAGTGTCTAATATGAAACTCAGAGCGATCAACatctttgattttatattttttcggcATTTTCCTTATTTCTTCAACAAACACAGCCACTACCagaggaatgaagaagaagaatggagttTGGAGGTTGGGAGTGAAGGCTGATAGTGAGATATCGGATGCTGGGAGTCCCACTACATGCATATGTTGGTAATCAGGGCACCGCCTTGGGGAGTGAGGGTTGCACGACGCGTGTCTAGAGAGCCCACAAAACGGACCATCCGTCTTGAATCATACATATCGCAGGGTCCGCTTTGTTCAGCACATGCATCTCTCACATGTCGCAGGGTCCGTGTTGTTGAGGAGCAGCATGTCGCACGGTGCGAGTTGCTTGCACCAACACTCACGGTCCGATTTCTATATAACCTGACACCACCCCTTTGTGCAGCACCCCTCCTTCCCATAACGTAGTTCAACACCACCCTTCCATCCATATAGAAATTAAAAAGCGTATATTTTATACCAAAcacaatataaaaacttaattcaaTTTTAGCCTCTCAAACCCTATCTAATCTCCTTTCCAAATGCAGTCTTTGACATGCTTATTGCAAATAAATCTCTTCTAATTTAAGAGATTCATTTGTGATACTTTGCAAACGCATGTtcccttctttgttttttttttttttttttggtaaggcggttctttgtttttatttacaCAT
Coding sequences within it:
- the LOC112803858 gene encoding uncharacterized protein; the protein is MHVPEFPDYTSAEIPFVADGEFAVGMEFSSREAVIKAIKEYTIRRSVDYRVYESEPLTFYAKCDDLVADIRVLHRVFWSYYPCIRAFRHCKPVVQVDGTHLYGKYKGCLLVAVSQDGNNNIVPIAFAIVEGETSDAWYFFLSNLRQHVVTRDGVGLISDRHESINAAVERSNGAWSPPRAFHMFCIRHIESNFLRKFKAPYLQKLVVNLGYSRTVREYEVRYQRLREWGEAYTNWLNRIPREQYALAFDGGYRWGHMTTNLVECINSVLKGARNLPVTALVKATFYRLNELFTRKRAEAEARINAGHVFSEVVTSKLHANQLASGNIQVSCFDRLNEVFEVREMPSGLEFAVDLRGLRCDCGEF